Proteins encoded by one window of Rubrobacter indicoceani:
- a CDS encoding response regulator transcription factor — MEENILLVDDDAALLEVTSIVLMSEGYEVVTAEDGVEALRLLDRGNYDLVVLDVMMPKLSGFEVLKEIREKSDVPVVLLTAKSQSVDKVVGLELGADDYITKPFDTKEFLARIKAILRRFGRNDGESRAGVIRLGPIELDQNGYTVSRDGEVLDLTPTEFRILALLMKRPGQAFTRAQISEAVSTSSHYLASRYIDVHISRLRSKIERDPSKPGIVQTVPSVGYRAARPGK, encoded by the coding sequence GTGGAAGAGAACATCTTGCTGGTGGACGACGATGCGGCGCTGCTGGAGGTAACGTCCATAGTTTTGATGTCCGAGGGCTATGAGGTCGTGACCGCGGAGGACGGGGTCGAGGCGCTCAGGCTTCTGGACCGGGGCAACTACGACCTTGTGGTTCTGGACGTGATGATGCCGAAGCTCTCGGGTTTCGAGGTTTTAAAGGAGATCCGGGAGAAGAGCGACGTTCCGGTGGTCCTGTTGACGGCGAAAAGCCAGTCGGTGGACAAGGTCGTCGGGCTGGAGCTCGGAGCCGACGACTACATCACGAAGCCCTTCGACACAAAAGAGTTCCTTGCGCGGATCAAGGCGATCCTCAGGCGGTTCGGAAGAAACGACGGAGAGAGCCGTGCCGGGGTGATCAGGCTCGGGCCGATTGAGCTGGATCAGAACGGCTACACCGTCAGCCGCGACGGTGAGGTGCTCGACCTCACCCCGACGGAGTTCAGGATTCTTGCGCTGCTGATGAAGCGTCCCGGTCAGGCTTTTACGCGGGCGCAGATCTCGGAGGCCGTTTCGACGAGTTCACACTATCTGGCGAGTCGGTATATAGACGTGCACATAAGTCGTTTGAGGTCGAAGATCGAGCGGGACCCTTCAAAGCCCGGCATAGTTCAGACCGTGCCGAGCGTGGGTTACCGGGCTGCGCGTCCCGGCAAGTAA
- a CDS encoding HAMP domain-containing sensor histidine kinase yields MKTLGKRTGFRRKRPGWLKWSSEAGSSSTLGLKARVFIALVGISSVASLVIGLVLYYFAQTRLTEAENNLLEQRSRTANAGAIAFVEVQRNPEDQTLPAPDTYAEELTQVVADPTGLGVVYIGPGGRPLAARDGLGDSAPPEQTLESLGVNPTVIEAVQSSSSGEGRLVRGEEGYVAVWPLAVGDGAPQGVMVYDSPQDELSQTLSYLRFGIVGAILTSVALGSLASYVMARQITRPLTETRDAAIRIASGDYNTSVPVTSRDELGEVARAVNYMSEEIEHYVGEIQEQKRRLEAVLEATPEALIATGRDERVTMSNPAAGMLGVSGDSQGQTLDDLGVNGDLISCVRRAASEGFAVREFEEKGKIYWAYAARMRPEAEKTSDGHQDDGPEIILAVRDITEHRSLERSKTAFVSDVSHELRTPLATIQSAVGLLERAGERLDPLEHRALELAEGELVRIRNMVEELLTLAQMDSWRYSLRLDSNSVERIIENARRSVAAKAERFGIELVSPERGDGGGLQIICDAEKLYQVFLNLIDNAVKYSESGARVEVVATEDPTSVTVSVRDTGPGIPPEDLPHLFERFYRVDKNRSRATGGSGLGLAISKQIVEMHGGEISVRSTPGEGSTFAVRLPKNPPTTTSSSQVVHEK; encoded by the coding sequence GTGAAGACGCTTGGTAAACGAACCGGGTTCCGGCGAAAGAGGCCGGGCTGGCTTAAATGGAGCTCCGAGGCGGGGTCTTCGAGCACGCTCGGCCTGAAGGCGCGGGTCTTTATCGCGCTTGTCGGCATCTCATCGGTCGCGAGCCTCGTTATCGGGCTGGTGCTGTACTACTTTGCCCAGACGCGGCTCACCGAGGCGGAGAACAACCTGCTCGAGCAGCGTTCGAGGACGGCCAACGCCGGGGCCATAGCCTTTGTGGAGGTCCAGAGAAACCCGGAGGATCAGACCCTCCCGGCCCCCGACACCTACGCCGAGGAACTCACGCAGGTCGTGGCCGACCCGACGGGTCTCGGGGTGGTGTACATCGGTCCGGGCGGGAGGCCGCTTGCCGCAAGGGACGGCCTCGGGGACTCGGCCCCGCCGGAGCAGACGCTCGAGAGCCTCGGGGTCAACCCGACGGTCATCGAGGCGGTGCAGAGTTCGTCGAGCGGCGAGGGTCGACTCGTCCGGGGCGAAGAGGGATACGTCGCCGTCTGGCCGCTCGCCGTCGGGGACGGTGCGCCGCAGGGGGTCATGGTCTACGACTCGCCGCAGGATGAGCTGTCGCAGACGCTCTCCTACCTCAGGTTCGGGATAGTCGGGGCTATCCTGACGAGCGTCGCCCTCGGCAGCCTCGCAAGCTACGTGATGGCGCGTCAGATCACCCGCCCGCTCACCGAGACCCGCGACGCCGCCATCCGCATAGCCTCCGGCGACTACAACACCAGCGTCCCCGTTACAAGCCGCGACGAGCTCGGCGAGGTCGCCCGGGCCGTCAACTACATGTCAGAGGAGATAGAGCACTACGTCGGGGAGATCCAGGAACAGAAACGTCGCCTCGAAGCGGTGCTCGAAGCCACCCCCGAAGCCCTGATAGCGACCGGCAGGGACGAGCGCGTAACGATGTCCAACCCGGCGGCGGGGATGCTCGGGGTCTCGGGGGATTCGCAGGGCCAGACCCTCGACGACCTCGGGGTAAACGGGGATCTGATCTCCTGTGTCAGACGGGCCGCCTCGGAGGGCTTCGCCGTCCGGGAGTTCGAGGAGAAGGGCAAGATCTACTGGGCCTACGCCGCCCGGATGCGGCCCGAAGCGGAAAAAACCTCGGACGGCCATCAGGACGACGGGCCGGAGATCATCCTCGCCGTCCGGGACATAACGGAACATCGGTCGCTTGAGCGCTCAAAGACGGCGTTCGTCTCGGACGTTTCGCACGAGCTCAGGACCCCGCTGGCGACGATACAGAGCGCAGTCGGCCTTCTGGAGCGGGCCGGTGAACGCCTCGACCCTCTGGAGCACCGCGCCCTGGAACTCGCGGAGGGCGAACTCGTACGGATAAGGAACATGGTCGAGGAATTGTTGACGCTGGCCCAGATGGACTCCTGGAGGTACTCGCTGAGGCTCGACTCGAACAGCGTGGAGCGGATAATAGAGAATGCCCGTCGCTCGGTGGCGGCGAAGGCCGAAAGGTTCGGCATAGAACTCGTCTCTCCGGAGAGGGGGGACGGCGGCGGGCTTCAGATCATCTGCGACGCGGAGAAGCTCTATCAGGTTTTCCTGAACCTCATAGACAACGCCGTCAAGTACTCGGAGTCCGGGGCGCGGGTCGAGGTCGTAGCGACGGAAGATCCCACGAGCGTTACCGTCTCCGTCCGGGATACGGGCCCGGGCATCCCCCCGGAGGACCTGCCACACCTCTTCGAGCGGTTTTACCGCGTGGACAAGAACCGCTCGCGGGCTACGGGCGGCAGCGGCCTCGGCCTCGCCATAAGCAAACAGATAGTTGAGATGCACGGGGGTGAGATCTCGGTCAGGAGCACACCGGGTGAGGGGTCCACCTTTGCGGTTCGGCTGCCGAAGAACCCGCCCACAACCACCTCATCCTCGCAGGTGGTCCATGAAAAGTAG
- a CDS encoding TolB family protein — MKSSLTSAFVFAFVFAFALRVRLALIASAGFLLVGCAASEGVPLQPLPTGSGGTELRLGADVRAVSEGPGYKSSPAWSTNGERLSYVVDGYVVARPAAGASGGREPSARTEADFGAQAALWETDGDLGVFGRADEESGGVFEGVRTMTLYNVPEAGEPTETAGGIISFARLSPVVQTGGVLERYLVAKRRGRESELSVLQGSQTPDTYRQTIPGVVTSVSISPDETKAVLAVRTSEAGETSEYQIKIFDLVTGSHTDLLALEPGSYIAGSPQWSSRGIHYLAGDETRESSNSAPEMTTGTSATTQRLFIVRNGPDGPYGQPAPGPGSGFTASNLQLSPDGQELALIGRLRSDSPTNVYVLDLRDSSLRPLTENEDMEMKNGPNDLSWSPDGRYLAIVARGVSPTGLKVYPAPASALLEAFYNVYRVPTEA, encoded by the coding sequence ATGAAAAGTAGCCTCACATCCGCGTTCGTATTCGCGTTCGTATTCGCGTTCGCTCTCCGGGTCCGCCTCGCCCTGATCGCATCTGCGGGCTTTCTTTTAGTCGGCTGCGCGGCCTCGGAGGGCGTGCCGCTGCAACCGCTGCCGACCGGAAGCGGGGGAACGGAGTTGAGGCTCGGCGCCGACGTGAGGGCCGTCAGCGAAGGGCCGGGCTACAAGAGTTCTCCGGCGTGGAGTACGAACGGTGAGCGGCTGTCCTACGTCGTTGACGGCTACGTTGTAGCCAGACCCGCAGCCGGAGCCTCGGGCGGCCGCGAACCCAGCGCCAGAACAGAGGCGGACTTCGGGGCGCAGGCCGCCCTCTGGGAGACCGACGGCGACCTCGGTGTCTTCGGGAGAGCCGACGAGGAATCGGGGGGCGTCTTCGAGGGCGTCAGGACTATGACGCTCTACAACGTCCCCGAAGCCGGAGAGCCGACCGAGACCGCCGGGGGTATCATCTCCTTTGCCCGCCTCTCACCCGTCGTCCAGACCGGGGGCGTCCTTGAGCGCTACCTCGTCGCGAAGCGCAGGGGTCGGGAGAGCGAGCTCTCGGTCCTGCAGGGTTCGCAGACCCCGGACACCTACCGGCAGACCATCCCCGGCGTGGTTACGAGTGTCTCGATCTCACCGGACGAGACAAAAGCCGTTCTTGCCGTAAGGACCAGCGAAGCCGGGGAGACAAGCGAGTACCAGATAAAGATCTTCGACCTCGTAACCGGTTCCCACACGGACCTCCTGGCCCTTGAACCGGGAAGCTACATAGCGGGGTCGCCGCAGTGGTCCTCGCGGGGTATCCACTACCTCGCGGGCGACGAAACCCGCGAGTCCTCCAACTCGGCCCCGGAGATGACGACCGGCACGAGCGCGACAACCCAGAGGCTCTTTATAGTAAGAAACGGCCCGGACGGACCCTACGGTCAGCCCGCCCCGGGGCCGGGTTCCGGGTTTACGGCCTCCAACCTGCAACTCTCGCCGGACGGTCAGGAACTCGCGCTTATCGGGCGGTTGCGCTCGGACTCCCCGACAAACGTCTACGTTCTGGATCTCCGGGACTCGAGCCTTCGTCCGCTGACCGAGAACGAGGACATGGAGATGAAGAACGGTCCGAACGACCTCTCATGGTCGCCCGACGGAAGATACCTCGCCATCGTAGCCCGGGGCGTCTCGCCCACCGGGCTCAAGGTGTACCCGGCCCCGGCCAGCGCCCTGCTGGAAGCCTTCTACAACGTCTATCGGGTACCGACGGAGGCGTAA
- a CDS encoding YtxH domain-containing protein, whose amino-acid sequence MDRKRLGSFVVGGLAGMLAGILLAPRSGREMRGGLADRAGEARQRGSETYFDARERLRERVSSGADTTTTPDLTPTRGPTRPAEPDFELSPEPSPEKLNAERPFLRDVSQAGPDEDPAKAAPESGRSDELRRKIRETRNRLNTRDNSEGGGGDAR is encoded by the coding sequence TTGGACAGGAAACGACTCGGGAGCTTCGTAGTCGGCGGCCTCGCCGGGATGCTGGCGGGGATCCTGCTCGCGCCGAGAAGCGGGCGCGAGATGCGGGGTGGCCTTGCCGACCGGGCCGGAGAGGCCCGACAGCGCGGCAGCGAAACCTACTTCGATGCCCGCGAGAGGCTCCGCGAACGGGTCTCCTCCGGCGCCGACACGACCACCACACCGGACCTGACCCCTACCCGGGGACCGACCCGCCCGGCGGAACCGGATTTTGAGCTCAGCCCCGAACCTTCGCCCGAGAAATTGAACGCCGAACGACCGTTTCTCAGGGACGTTTCACAGGCGGGGCCGGACGAAGACCCCGCTAAAGCGGCACCGGAGAGTGGAAGGTCGGATGAGCTTCGGCGCAAGATCCGCGAAACCCGAAATCGCCTGAACACCCGGGATAACTCCGAAGGAGGGGGGGGAGATGCGCGGTAG
- a CDS encoding 2-phosphoglycerate kinase, which yields MQEREILIVKAGRQTPFSRGVLAQTLSQAGTRSEIAYQIAGEVRAELLAEEIFSVEEEEVIARVREKLVKKDSMVVGRLDKWRVLRESTEPIVVLIGGATGVGTSTLAADVARRLNIQSVIGTDSIREILRRIVSPDLLPALHKSSYSIEPSDIRVSVEGEDTTLLGFRVQASQVAVGVEALVDRGLKEGTNLVIEGVHLVPEIISKRYRDHPNVCIITVYLSDEAAHRSRFYIRALGTAMRRPAEEYISHFAEIRKIHDYILGSARRVGVQAVENLSVENTSDAAVEIVANRVSGIAERAAKRPSFLFDAGEPGDAAAGGRPRSSQPDPTRL from the coding sequence ATGCAGGAGAGGGAGATCCTGATAGTCAAAGCCGGGCGGCAGACGCCGTTCTCCCGTGGGGTACTCGCGCAGACCCTCTCGCAGGCCGGGACGCGCTCGGAGATCGCATACCAGATAGCGGGTGAAGTCCGCGCCGAGCTTCTGGCCGAGGAGATCTTCAGCGTCGAGGAGGAGGAGGTTATCGCCCGGGTCCGGGAGAAGCTCGTAAAAAAGGATTCCATGGTCGTCGGTCGGCTGGACAAGTGGCGGGTGCTCCGCGAGTCGACCGAGCCCATCGTCGTGCTGATCGGGGGGGCGACCGGGGTTGGAACCTCCACGCTGGCGGCCGACGTCGCCCGCCGCCTGAACATCCAGAGCGTTATCGGGACGGACTCCATCCGGGAGATACTGCGGCGCATCGTAAGCCCCGACCTTCTACCCGCGCTGCACAAGAGTTCATACTCCATAGAGCCGTCGGACATCCGTGTGTCGGTCGAGGGCGAGGACACGACGCTGCTCGGGTTCCGGGTTCAGGCCTCGCAGGTCGCCGTCGGGGTGGAGGCCCTTGTAGACCGGGGCCTGAAAGAAGGGACGAACCTCGTGATCGAAGGAGTTCATCTCGTGCCGGAGATCATCTCTAAGAGGTACCGCGATCACCCGAACGTCTGCATTATCACGGTCTATCTCTCGGATGAGGCGGCCCACCGCTCGCGGTTCTACATCCGGGCCCTCGGGACGGCCATGAGGCGGCCCGCCGAGGAGTACATAAGCCACTTCGCCGAGATACGCAAGATCCACGACTACATCCTCGGCTCCGCCCGCCGCGTCGGGGTTCAGGCGGTGGAGAACCTCTCCGTCGAGAATACCTCCGATGCTGCGGTGGAGATAGTCGCCAACCGGGTCTCGGGCATAGCGGAGCGGGCCGCCAAGCGTCCGTCTTTTCTCTTCGACGCCGGAGAGCCGGGCGACGCCGCAGCCGGTGGACGCCCCCGAAGCTCTCAACCCGACCCGACCCGCCTTTAG
- a CDS encoding DUF4126 domain-containing protein, protein MEILLAIGAAVGLAAVSGLRAFLPVGLVGLATTLGLYDLPAPYDVFGQPVVLVALFVLAVIESVADRIPAIDRPSDIIALPLRMLAGAALFAAATGAGLDVSSLPELVAGGVIAGAVASLKMVLRPPANVAAAGVSAPFLSSTEDVVAFFGGIIALFVPLVSLLLVAFLLYFFYRVRRRRSRKYEGLRILGD, encoded by the coding sequence ATGGAAATCTTACTCGCCATAGGCGCCGCCGTCGGGCTGGCCGCCGTCTCGGGTCTTCGGGCGTTTCTGCCGGTGGGTCTTGTCGGGCTGGCCACGACCCTCGGCCTCTACGACCTGCCCGCCCCCTACGATGTCTTCGGCCAGCCCGTCGTGCTCGTCGCGCTCTTTGTTCTTGCGGTGATAGAGAGCGTAGCCGACAGGATACCGGCGATAGACAGGCCCTCGGACATCATCGCGCTGCCCCTTCGGATGCTCGCGGGAGCGGCTCTTTTTGCGGCGGCGACGGGCGCGGGGCTCGATGTCTCGTCTCTGCCGGAGCTTGTAGCGGGTGGCGTCATAGCCGGGGCGGTCGCTTCCCTGAAGATGGTTCTTCGTCCACCGGCGAACGTCGCCGCCGCCGGGGTCTCCGCGCCGTTTCTGAGCTCGACCGAAGATGTGGTGGCGTTCTTCGGGGGGATCATCGCTCTCTTCGTCCCGCTTGTCTCCCTGTTGCTGGTGGCGTTCCTGCTGTACTTCTTCTACCGCGTACGCCGACGCCGGAGCAGAAAGTACGAGGGGCTTCGCATACTCGGCGACTAG
- a CDS encoding glycine--tRNA ligase, which yields MSQSVTMEKIVSFSKRRGFIFQSSEIYGGIRSAYDYGPLGVEMKRNVKDEWWRSMVHTRDDVVGLDAAIIMHPRVWEASGHVGTFNDMLVESRTSGRRYRADHLIEAATDIDAEGMTASELTELIHSDERIKDPLDGGRDFTEVRPFNLMFETYTGPVKSEENIAYLRPETAQGIFTNFKNVLDTSRVKVPFGIAQIGKSFRNEITPGNFIFRTREFEQMEMEFFVEPGTDEGWHDYWLDQRWNWYTALGIDPENLRRYEHPKEKLSHYSKRTVDLEYNFPFAGWSELEGVANRTDYDLKRHTEFSGQKLEYRDQQQNRAYVPYVIEPAGGADRMTLAFLVDAYEEEEVSEDDVRTVLKLHPRIAPIKAAVFPLSKKEPVSTVARELYDDLKGDYRIAYDDGGSIGRRYRRQDEAGTPFCVTVDFDTLEDKQVTIRDRDTMTQERIPVEAVRDRLKALISG from the coding sequence ATGTCACAGTCGGTAACCATGGAAAAAATCGTCTCGTTCTCAAAGAGGCGCGGCTTTATCTTCCAGTCCTCGGAGATATACGGCGGCATCCGCTCGGCCTACGACTACGGCCCGCTCGGGGTCGAGATGAAACGCAACGTCAAGGACGAGTGGTGGCGCTCGATGGTCCACACCCGAGACGACGTCGTCGGCCTCGACGCCGCAATCATCATGCACCCGCGCGTCTGGGAGGCGAGCGGCCACGTTGGCACCTTTAACGACATGCTAGTCGAGAGCCGCACGTCGGGCCGCCGCTACCGCGCCGATCACCTCATAGAAGCCGCCACCGACATAGACGCCGAGGGCATGACCGCAAGCGAGCTGACGGAGCTTATCCACTCCGACGAGCGCATAAAAGACCCGCTCGACGGAGGGCGCGACTTCACCGAGGTGCGACCGTTCAACCTGATGTTCGAGACCTACACCGGGCCCGTCAAGAGCGAGGAGAACATCGCCTACCTCCGGCCCGAGACGGCGCAGGGCATCTTTACGAACTTCAAGAACGTCCTTGATACGAGCCGCGTAAAAGTACCTTTCGGCATCGCTCAGATCGGCAAATCTTTCCGTAATGAGATCACCCCCGGTAACTTCATCTTCCGCACCCGCGAGTTCGAGCAGATGGAGATGGAGTTCTTTGTCGAGCCCGGCACCGACGAGGGCTGGCACGATTACTGGCTCGATCAACGCTGGAACTGGTACACCGCGCTCGGCATAGACCCCGAAAATCTGCGCCGCTACGAACACCCGAAAGAGAAGCTCTCCCACTACTCCAAGCGCACGGTGGACCTCGAGTACAACTTCCCGTTCGCCGGGTGGTCGGAGCTCGAAGGCGTCGCCAACCGCACCGACTACGACCTGAAAAGGCACACCGAGTTCTCCGGCCAGAAGCTCGAATACCGCGACCAGCAGCAAAATCGGGCCTACGTCCCCTACGTTATCGAACCGGCGGGCGGGGCCGACCGCATGACCCTCGCCTTTCTCGTCGACGCCTACGAGGAGGAAGAGGTCTCGGAGGACGACGTTCGCACCGTCCTGAAGCTCCATCCGCGCATCGCCCCGATCAAGGCCGCCGTCTTCCCCCTCTCCAAAAAGGAACCCGTCTCCACCGTCGCCCGCGAACTCTACGACGACCTGAAGGGCGACTACCGCATCGCCTACGACGACGGTGGCTCCATCGGCCGCCGCTACCGCCGCCAGGACGAGGCCGGAACACCCTTCTGCGTTACCGTGGACTTCGACACGCTGGAGGACAAACAGGTGACCATCCGCGACCGCGACACGATGACGCAGGAACGCATCCCGGTGGAAGCCGTGCGCGACCGG